AAAGACGGTTTCGGTGATCAGCGCCCCGGCAATCAGTTCGCCAAGCAGCAGACCGGCGACGGTCAGAACGGGCAACAGCGCGTTGCGGGCAACGTGTCGCCAAAGAACGCCGGCGCGGCTGCCGCCTTTTGCGCGGGCAACGGCGACATAAGGCTGGGTCAGCACTTGATCAATATTACGCATCAGCAGCTGCGCAAGCGGGGCGCTAATCGGCACCGCGAGCGTGGCGACCGGCAAAATCAGCCCCTGCCAGAAACCAGGGTTAATTACCGGTATCAACCGCCACTGGAAAGAGAACAGCTGGATCAGCGCAATGCCGAGCCAGAAGGTGGGTACGGCGATAAACAGCGCGGGAAGGTTAGCAAACAGCGTTCTCAGCCCGCGCAGCGGCGCGAGCGTGGAGGCTGCAGAGATACCGACTGCGAGGAGGATTGCGGTGGCAAAACCCAGTCCGGCTAAGCGAAGCGTCGCAGGCAGATTAGCCGCAATCAGCTGGCTCACTGAAACACCCGCTTCAATGGAATAACCAAAATCACCGCGCAGCATGTGGGCCAGCGTCGTCAGATATTGCTGCCAGAGCGGGGTGTTTTCTCCGTAGATAACGCGCATTTCCTGAATCTGCTCCGCGCTGAGCCCAAGGTCCGGGTTCTGGAATTTGATCAGGATGGCATCTCCCGGCAGCAGCTGCAGAAGAATGAACGACACGCTATAGGCCGCCCACAGTACCAGCAATGCCTGGGCAGCGCGCCCGGCCAGATAACGTGTCATGGTTGCCCCTTAGTGTTTTTCAAGCCAGGCGGCATAGAACGACGGGCGTCCCACGGCTTCAAAGGCCACGCCCTTCAGCCATGGCGCTCCCGCAAAGACCTGCGGCTCTTCGAAAATCGGGATCACGTAGGCCTGATCGATAAGGTAACGCTGAGCATCCCCCGCCAGGGCGAGGCGTTTTTGCGGATCGACCTCTGACGAAATCCCGACCAGCAGAGCGTTCAGCTTGTCATCGCTAAACTGTGAGGTAGCGCTGAGGCCGCCTTTTTGCAGCAGGGCATCGCGATTCGCCGGGTGGAACTGACTTTTAATGACGTCAGGATCGGCACGGCCAACTTCGATGACGTTAACCCCGGTTTTTTGCGGATTATTGGTATCGAGAACGCGGCTACCGGCGTCTCCGGCACGAACGCTCAAACCAACGCCAATTTGCT
This region of Cedecea lapagei genomic DNA includes:
- a CDS encoding ABC transporter permease; amino-acid sequence: MTRYLAGRAAQALLVLWAAYSVSFILLQLLPGDAILIKFQNPDLGLSAEQIQEMRVIYGENTPLWQQYLTTLAHMLRGDFGYSIEAGVSVSQLIAANLPATLRLAGLGFATAILLAVGISAASTLAPLRGLRTLFANLPALFIAVPTFWLGIALIQLFSFQWRLIPVINPGFWQGLILPVATLAVPISAPLAQLLMRNIDQVLTQPYVAVARAKGGSRAGVLWRHVARNALLPVLTVAGLLLGELIAGALITETVFGLNGLGQLTQRAVNNQDVAVLQAVVMISALSFVVINLLVDVIYPLLDPRLKSIRRATA